The following proteins are encoded in a genomic region of Brachypodium distachyon strain Bd21 chromosome 1, Brachypodium_distachyon_v3.0, whole genome shotgun sequence:
- the LOC100845642 gene encoding scarecrow-like protein 9: MANRPECHANSSQEFIQTTTISNDLELFLHPQSSMRYYPPPSIVSSKDAHVAWSTPYSCIYSPQSYIVSSNVRSDWRGISAADNPEHPRLNPDTTLSYIEQMLMQDTDDKVRSHHGETAIRTMEEPFYKLLGQKYPVLPELSPLCRCGRLKNLNGNISKLTGQSCSTCSVNISSSNDHSNENTQDFQAPWTLSSIVGEAFTQGTERMEIGLNINGLAITKKPSRDNHPLQISAQDTMRHASFEVRGRKGYPGIDGFDLLEERSNKKFAIFSDELIRNELFDKVLLCSENKLVGEGIVLQGTMPYKCAQKDQGRKSALQKTRGRTQQKKEVVDLGTLLINCAEAVSLNNGSVASEILKKIRRHSSPCGDDSQRLAFYLADCLEIRLAGNVSQISQKTITAPIDVAHILKLLHLCYTVCPYLRASYYLSNKTILDVSKGKPRVHIIDFGICFGFQWPSLFEQFANREGGPPKLRITGVEIPQPGFRPDEMNKNTWLRLVEYANMFKVPLEYRLISSKWEAISIEDFYIQKDEVLVVNCINRMKTLGDETISIDSARNRVLNTIRMMKPTVFIHGVVNGSYSTPFFLPRFKEAMYHYTALFDILDRTTPRDNKTRMMLEGHLYKFAILNVIACEGSERTERPESYKKWKVRSLRARLEQLPLNPAIVKQTQCMVRQIYHKDYFVDEEDQWLVLGWKGRILYAISTWKPNESDDG; encoded by the coding sequence ATGGCAAATAGGCCTGAATGCCATGCCAATTCTTCCCAGGAATTCATCCAGACAACAACCATTTCTAATGATTTGGAGTTATTTTTGCATCCACAAAGCTCCATGCGTTATTACCCTCCACCATCAATTGTCTCCAGCAAGGACGCTCATGTTGCGTGGAGCACACCTTATTCTTGTATCTACAGCCCCCAATCCTACATAGTCAGTAGCAATGTAAGATCAGATTGGCGCGGAATCAGTGCGGCAGACAATCCAGAGCACCCTAGGCTTAATCCAGATACAACTCTCAGCTACATAGAGCAGATGTTGATGCAGGATACTGATGACAAGGTCAGATCACATCATGGAGAGACAGCCATTAGAACTATGGAGGAACCATTCTATAAGCTTCTTGGACAAAAATATCCAGTTCTGCCTGAGCTGTCACCACTTTGTCGCTGCGGTCGCCTGAAGAACCTCAATGGTAACATCAGCAAGCTTACTGGACAATCATGCAGTACCTGCTCTGTGAATATCAGTTCAAGTAATGATCACTCCAATGAAAACACACAAGATTTTCAGGCTCCATGGACTTTATCTTCCATTGTTGGAGAGGCATTCACCCAGGGTACAGAAAGAATGGAGATTGGTTTGAACATTAATGGCCTTGCCATTACTAAAAAGCCTAGCCGAGATAATCATCCACTTCAGATTAGTGCTCAAGATACAATGAGACATGCATCGTTTGAGGTCCGAGGTCGAAAAGGTTATCCAGGTATAGATGGTTTTGATTTGCTAGAAGAAAGGAGTAACAAGAAGTTCGCCATTTTCTCTGATGAGCTAATCCGGAATGAGTTGTTCGACAAGGTTCTACTTTGCTCTGAAAATAAGCTTGTAGGTGAAGGTATTGTTTTGCAAGGAACCATGCCATACAAGTGTGCACAGAAGGATCAAGGAAGAAAATCAGCTCTGCAGAAGACGAGAGGTAGaacacaacaaaagaaagagGTGGTGGATCTCGGAACCCTCCTTATCAATTGTGCAGAAGCAGTATCCTTGAACAACGGCAGCGTAGCAAGTGAAATACTAAAAAAGATAAGACGACACTCTTCACCATGTGGAGATGATTCCCAGAGGCTAGCATTCTATCTAGCAGATTGCCTGGAGATACGATTAGCTGGAAATGTGAGTCAAATAAGCCAGAAGACCATCACTGCACCAATAGATGTAGCACATATATTAAAGCTACTCCATTTGTGTTACACAGTATGCCCTTACTTGAGGGCATCATATTATTTATCTAACAAGACTATCCTTGATGTCTCAAAGGGGAAACCACGAGTGCACATTATTGATTTTGGCATCTGCTTTGGTTTTCAGTGGCCATCACTATTTGAACAATTTGCAAATAGAGAAGGTGGGCCGCCTAAGCTTCGGATTACAGGTGTAGAGATACCCCAGCCAGGTTTCCGGCCAGATGAAATGAATAAGAACACATGGCTACGATTAGTTGAATATGCCAACATGTTCAAGGTACCTCTTGAATATCGACTGATCTCATCAAAATGGGAAGCAATCTCCATAGAAGATTTTTACATTCAGAAAGATGAAGTACTCGTAGTCAATTGTATAAACCGAATGAAGACTCTTGGTGATGAGACGATATCCATCGATAGCGCCAGGAATAGGGTGCTCAATACCATAAGGATGATGAAGCCAACAGTTTTCATACATGGAGTTGTGAATGGATCTTACAGTACCCCGTTCTTTTTACCACGTTTTAAAGAGGCCATGTACCACTATACTGCACTGTTTGACATCCTTGATAGAACTACGCCACGAGACAATAAGACAAGAATGATGTTAGAGGGGCATCTATATAAATTTGCAATTCTTAATGTCATTGCATGTGAAGGATCAGAAAGGACTGAGAGGCCAGAGAGTTACAAGAAATGGAAGGTTAGAAGCCTCAGGGCCAGACTTGAGCAGCTTCCGTTGAATCCAGCCATTGTGAAACAAACACAGTGTATGGTGAGACAAATTTATCACAAAGATTATTTTGTTGATGAAGAAGATCAATGGCTCGTGTTGGGATGGAAGGGAAGGATACTCTATGCAATATCCACATGGAAGCCAAATGAGTCAGATGATGGGTGA